A region of the uncultured Fibrobacter sp. genome:
TGGCCGCACTTTCGGTGCCTTACCGTTTCTGGCGCTATTACGATGGAATGCTTTATATGCTGGGCCTTTTGGCTACAGCGGGAAAGATCCGTATTTAAAAACGGCGTGTGTGGGTTATAGATAAAGGAATACAAGATGAACAAATTAAATTACATGGTGCGTCCGGTGGTTCTTGCTGGCGTATTCGCTTCTGCCATGATTTTTAGCGCGTGCGAAGATGTGCGCGTTGAAAATTACCCCAGTGGAAAAATCCGTATCGAGACGACCTATGTCAAGGACAAGAAGGAAGGCCCCGAAAAGGAATACTACGAAAACGGTAACGTGAAGCGTGAAGCCAATTATGTGAATGACCGCCGCGAAGGAGTTGTCAAGGAATATTACGA
Encoded here:
- a CDS encoding toxin-antitoxin system YwqK family antitoxin yields the protein MNKLNYMVRPVVLAGVFASAMIFSACEDVRVENYPSGKIRIETTYVKDKKEGPEKEYYENGNVKREANYVNDRREGVVKEYY